The Streptomyces sp. NBC_01775 genome includes a region encoding these proteins:
- a CDS encoding amino acid permease: protein MSSQHTPPASGKPTQSPPPQGGDGLQAGLKNRHLSMIAIGGVIGAGLFIGSKAGIADAGPGILLSYALAGLLVVLVMRMLGEMAAADPTSGSFSTYADRALGRWAGFTIGWLYWFFWAVVLAVEATAAAVILEGWIPAVPQWGWALLVMLVLTGTNLISVGSYGEFEFWFAGIKVVAIIAFIVVGLIAVAGLPPADHTVGMDNLTGQGGFLPHGPGAILSGMLLVVFSFMGSEIVTLAAAESPNPVAAVRKAVNSVIWRIGLFYIGSMFVIVTLMPWNSKAVATDGPYVAVLNSLDIPYAGTVMDIVVLTAVLSCLNSGLYTASRMAFSLGERGDAPASFGRTNARGVPTAAIWASVAFGFVAVFFNYIAKDTVFEFLLNSSGAVALFVWLVICASQLRMRRRIEREAPELLTVKMWLYPYLTWATIGLIVFVVGYMFTDSDGRVQMILSLAIAALVLATSLVKDRVQRRRTAVAEGTAPAAAPADADGAAPADAASS from the coding sequence ATGAGTTCTCAGCACACCCCGCCCGCGTCGGGGAAGCCGACCCAGAGCCCGCCGCCCCAGGGCGGCGACGGCCTCCAGGCGGGCCTCAAGAACCGCCATCTGTCCATGATCGCCATCGGCGGTGTCATCGGCGCCGGCCTCTTCATCGGCTCCAAGGCGGGCATCGCCGATGCCGGACCCGGCATTCTGCTGTCCTACGCCCTGGCCGGGCTGCTGGTCGTCCTGGTGATGCGGATGCTCGGCGAGATGGCCGCGGCCGACCCGACCTCCGGCTCGTTCTCGACCTACGCCGACCGGGCGCTCGGCCGCTGGGCCGGGTTCACCATCGGCTGGCTGTACTGGTTCTTCTGGGCGGTGGTGCTCGCCGTGGAGGCGACCGCCGCCGCCGTCATCCTGGAGGGCTGGATACCCGCGGTCCCGCAGTGGGGCTGGGCGCTGCTGGTGATGCTGGTGCTGACCGGCACCAACTTGATCTCCGTCGGCTCCTATGGGGAGTTCGAGTTCTGGTTCGCCGGGATCAAGGTCGTCGCGATCATCGCCTTCATCGTCGTCGGCCTGATCGCGGTCGCCGGACTGCCGCCCGCCGACCACACCGTGGGCATGGACAACCTGACCGGCCAGGGCGGCTTCCTGCCCCACGGGCCCGGGGCGATCTTGTCCGGGATGCTGCTGGTGGTCTTCTCCTTCATGGGCAGCGAGATCGTCACGCTGGCCGCCGCCGAGTCGCCCAACCCGGTCGCCGCCGTCCGCAAGGCCGTCAACAGCGTGATCTGGCGGATCGGGCTGTTCTACATCGGCTCGATGTTCGTGATCGTCACGCTGATGCCGTGGAACTCGAAGGCCGTCGCCACCGACGGGCCCTACGTCGCGGTGCTGAACTCGCTGGACATCCCGTACGCGGGCACCGTCATGGACATCGTGGTGCTCACGGCCGTGCTCTCCTGTCTGAACTCGGGCCTGTACACCGCCTCCCGGATGGCCTTCTCGCTCGGGGAGCGCGGGGACGCCCCGGCCTCCTTCGGACGCACCAACGCGCGGGGCGTGCCCACGGCCGCGATCTGGGCCTCGGTGGCCTTCGGCTTCGTGGCCGTCTTCTTCAACTACATCGCCAAGGACACCGTCTTCGAGTTCCTGCTGAACTCCTCGGGTGCCGTGGCGCTCTTCGTCTGGCTGGTCATCTGCGCCTCGCAGCTGCGGATGCGGCGCCGGATCGAGCGCGAGGCACCGGAGCTGCTGACGGTGAAGATGTGGCTGTACCCGTATCTGACGTGGGCGACCATCGGGCTGATCGTGTTCGTGGTCGGCTACATGTTCACCGACTCCGACGGGCGCGTTCAGATGATCCTGTCGCTGGCCATCGCCGCGCTCGTGCTGGCGACCTCGCTGGTCAAGGACCGGGTACAGCGCCGCAGGACGGCTGTGGCCGAAGGGACGGCACCGGCTGCGGCACCCGCGGACGCGGACGGGGCGGCACCCGCGGACGCGGCCTCTTCCTGA
- a CDS encoding ribose-5-phosphate isomerase: protein MRVYLGSDHAGYELKNHLVEWLKSAGHEPVDCGPHIYDADDDYPPFCLRAAERTVADSDSLGVVIGGSGNGEQMAANKVAGARCALAWSEETAALAREHNDANLVSVGARMHTAEEAVRFVETFLNTSFSEGERHQRRIRMLADYEDTRELPPVPAHHPQG from the coding sequence ATGCGCGTGTACCTCGGCTCCGATCATGCCGGTTACGAACTGAAGAACCACCTCGTCGAGTGGCTGAAGTCCGCCGGCCACGAGCCGGTCGACTGCGGCCCGCACATCTACGACGCCGACGACGACTACCCGCCCTTCTGCCTGCGTGCCGCCGAGCGCACCGTGGCGGACAGCGACTCCCTCGGTGTCGTCATCGGCGGCTCCGGCAACGGCGAGCAGATGGCGGCCAACAAGGTCGCCGGCGCCCGCTGCGCCCTGGCGTGGAGCGAGGAGACGGCCGCGCTCGCCCGCGAGCACAACGACGCCAACCTCGTCAGCGTCGGCGCGCGGATGCACACCGCCGAGGAGGCGGTGCGCTTCGTGGAGACCTTCTTGAACACGTCCTTCTCCGAAGGCGAGCGCCACCAGCGCCGCATCCGGATGCTCGCCGATTACGAGGACACCCGCGAGCTGCCGCCCGTCCCGGCACACCACCCGCAAGGCTGA
- a CDS encoding Fpg/Nei family DNA glycosylase: protein MPEGHTIHRLARDCADRLAGHPLDAASPQGKFTDGAALLDGAELTATEAHGKHLFLGFGPLGWVHVHLGLYGTFRFGAGTPPPPVGQVRLRLATRSDGLPEEALHYADLRGPTRCELLAEPEKQAIDDRLGPDPLRPASDPEAAWARVSRSRTSVAALLMDQKIVSGVGNVYRAEVLFRHGIDPYRPGRELQRSEWDAIWSDLVALMNEGVRRNRIDTVREEHTPEAMGRPPRVDDHGGEVYVYRRAGQPCLICGSPVSSAELAARNLFWCAGCQRR from the coding sequence GTGCCCGAGGGACACACCATCCACCGGCTCGCCCGCGACTGCGCCGACCGGTTGGCCGGACACCCCTTGGACGCCGCCAGCCCGCAGGGCAAGTTCACCGACGGCGCCGCGCTGCTCGACGGCGCGGAGCTGACGGCCACCGAGGCGCACGGCAAGCACCTCTTTCTCGGCTTCGGCCCGCTCGGCTGGGTCCATGTGCACCTGGGCCTGTACGGCACCTTCCGCTTCGGCGCGGGCACCCCGCCGCCACCCGTCGGCCAGGTGCGGCTGCGGCTCGCCACCCGGTCCGACGGGCTGCCCGAGGAGGCGCTGCACTACGCCGACCTGCGCGGACCCACCCGCTGCGAACTGCTGGCCGAGCCCGAGAAGCAGGCCATAGACGACCGCCTCGGGCCCGATCCGCTGCGCCCCGCCTCCGACCCGGAGGCCGCCTGGGCCCGCGTCTCCCGCAGCCGCACCAGCGTCGCCGCGCTGCTCATGGACCAGAAGATCGTCTCCGGGGTCGGCAACGTCTACCGCGCCGAGGTCCTCTTCCGGCACGGCATCGACCCGTACCGGCCAGGCCGTGAACTCCAGCGCTCCGAATGGGACGCGATCTGGTCGGATCTGGTCGCGCTGATGAACGAAGGGGTGCGCAGGAACCGCATCGACACCGTGCGCGAGGAGCACACCCCCGAGGCCATGGGACGCCCCCCGCGCGTGGACGACCACGGGGGCGAGGTCTACGTCTACCGCCGCGCCGGGCAGCCCTGCCTGATCTGCGGCAGCCCCGTGAGCAGCGCCGAACTCGCGGCGCGCAACCTCTTCTGGTGCGCGGGCTGCCAGCGCCGCTGA
- a CDS encoding GNAT family N-acetyltransferase, whose amino-acid sequence MTTEPRVLQPSEWDAWYDILVSAFGSGEPPEERELFRSLTETERSLGVWDEEQPVGTAGLFSFRMTVPGGAAVPTAGVTMVSVAPTHRRQGVLRSLMRRQLDDLRASGEEPLAVLTASEPAIYGRFGYGLASRELEATIDSSRVALRLPPGLEAEAAGLRLRQSDDSASLLAECEAVYARCVAARPGMLKRRPGWERLPLLDPERAREGASPQRCVVVLRGEEPVGYARYAVKVHWSDYDAADGTVLLRELHAVDPAAHAALWRFLFGIDLTTSVETGERPVDDPWLHWVSDPRRCATRWGDGLYLRPVDVGAALAARAYATPVDVVLEVEDAFCPWNTGRWRLSGDEKGAVCAPTRDAADLALSVPELGSAYLGGISLTALARSGLVEEKRPESGALRETTAAFMSDVAPWLPHGF is encoded by the coding sequence ATGACAACTGAGCCGCGGGTTCTCCAGCCGTCGGAGTGGGACGCCTGGTACGACATCTTGGTGAGCGCGTTCGGGAGTGGGGAGCCTCCCGAGGAGCGGGAGTTGTTCCGTTCCCTGACCGAGACGGAGCGTTCGCTCGGGGTCTGGGACGAGGAACAACCGGTGGGCACGGCGGGGCTGTTCTCCTTCCGGATGACGGTCCCGGGCGGCGCTGCCGTACCCACGGCGGGCGTGACGATGGTCAGCGTGGCCCCCACCCACCGGCGCCAGGGAGTGCTGCGCTCTTTGATGCGGCGCCAGTTGGACGATCTGCGGGCATCCGGTGAGGAGCCGCTGGCGGTGCTGACGGCGTCCGAGCCGGCGATCTACGGCCGGTTCGGGTACGGCCTGGCGAGTCGCGAGCTGGAGGCCACCATCGACAGCAGCCGGGTCGCGCTGCGGCTGCCGCCCGGGTTGGAGGCGGAGGCCGCTGGGCTGCGGCTGCGCCAGTCGGACGACTCCGCCTCCCTGCTGGCGGAGTGCGAGGCCGTCTACGCGCGCTGTGTGGCCGCGCGGCCGGGGATGCTGAAGCGGCGCCCCGGCTGGGAGCGGTTGCCGCTGCTGGACCCGGAGCGCGCCCGGGAGGGCGCCTCGCCGCAGCGCTGTGTGGTGGTGCTGCGGGGCGAGGAGCCGGTGGGCTACGCGCGCTACGCGGTCAAGGTCCACTGGTCCGACTACGACGCTGCCGACGGCACGGTGCTGCTGCGGGAGCTGCACGCGGTGGATCCGGCCGCGCATGCGGCGCTGTGGCGCTTCTTGTTCGGGATCGACCTGACCACGTCCGTGGAGACGGGGGAGCGCCCGGTCGACGACCCGTGGCTGCACTGGGTGAGCGACCCGCGCAGATGTGCCACCCGGTGGGGGGACGGGCTGTATCTGCGCCCGGTGGATGTGGGTGCCGCGCTCGCCGCGCGTGCGTACGCGACGCCCGTGGATGTGGTCCTTGAGGTCGAGGACGCCTTCTGCCCCTGGAACACCGGGCGCTGGCGGCTCTCCGGTGACGAGAAGGGCGCGGTGTGCGCGCCGACCCGGGACGCGGCCGATCTGGCGCTGTCCGTACCGGAGCTGGGCTCGGCGTATCTGGGCGGCATCTCGCTGACAGCGCTGGCGCGGTCCGGGCTGGTGGAGGAGAAGCGGCCGGAGTCGGGGGCGCTGCGGGAGACGACGGCGGCGTTCATGAGCGACGTGGCGCCCTGGCTGCCGCACGGGTTCTGA
- a CDS encoding PP2C family protein-serine/threonine phosphatase, with product MAERRAGSSPSTARSHQAHKALHRVRTTLRKSAVDYFRGGASDWVALAGLMLTVPALTCATVVVPLWCAPEALVLPIIAGGLLLRPASLLALYATAAVAVMVESLLLTPYAGFADGAGRVTPGTILVVAAAGLSGLLVAQFRSRVGVPWRRGGTMLFDLRERIRVQSKLPKLPSGWHREMALRPAGGQSFSGDFVVAARTGPKSRTLEVVLTDVSGKGMDAASRALLLSGAFGGLLGSLPPHDFLPAANGYLLRQSWDEGFATSVHLVLDLDSGDYELLSAGHVPAMQLNAGSGKWEEKAGEGPLLGVYDGAEFEPVRGTLRRGDVLMLFTDGLVETADRDLTEGIDRLTGEADRYVASSFHGAAWHLIESVARDVNDDRALLLLCRA from the coding sequence ATGGCGGAACGCCGCGCGGGATCCTCACCCTCGACGGCCCGGTCGCACCAGGCGCACAAGGCCCTGCACCGGGTCCGGACGACCCTGCGCAAGTCCGCCGTCGACTACTTCAGGGGCGGGGCCTCCGACTGGGTGGCCCTGGCCGGACTGATGCTCACCGTCCCCGCCCTCACCTGTGCCACCGTCGTGGTGCCCCTGTGGTGCGCGCCCGAGGCGCTGGTGCTGCCGATCATCGCCGGCGGGCTGTTGCTGCGGCCCGCCAGCCTCCTCGCGCTCTACGCCACGGCCGCTGTCGCGGTCATGGTCGAGTCGCTGCTCCTCACGCCCTACGCCGGGTTCGCCGACGGCGCCGGACGCGTCACCCCCGGCACCATCCTGGTCGTCGCGGCTGCCGGGCTCTCCGGGCTGCTCGTCGCGCAGTTCCGCAGCCGAGTGGGGGTGCCCTGGCGACGCGGCGGCACCATGCTCTTCGACCTGCGCGAACGCATCCGTGTCCAGAGCAAGCTGCCCAAACTGCCCTCCGGATGGCACCGCGAAATGGCGCTGCGGCCCGCCGGAGGACAGTCCTTCTCCGGAGACTTCGTCGTCGCCGCGCGCACCGGCCCCAAGAGCCGCACTCTCGAGGTCGTCCTCACCGACGTCTCCGGCAAGGGCATGGACGCCGCCTCCCGCGCGCTGCTGCTCTCCGGCGCCTTCGGCGGACTGCTCGGCTCGCTGCCCCCGCACGACTTCCTGCCGGCCGCCAACGGCTATCTGCTGCGCCAGTCCTGGGACGAGGGCTTCGCCACCTCTGTCCACCTCGTGCTGGACCTGGACAGCGGCGACTACGAACTCCTCTCCGCGGGACACGTGCCCGCGATGCAGCTCAACGCCGGATCCGGCAAATGGGAGGAGAAGGCCGGCGAGGGCCCGCTGCTGGGTGTGTACGACGGCGCGGAGTTCGAGCCCGTCAGGGGGACGCTGCGCCGCGGTGACGTGCTGATGCTGTTCACCGACGGGCTCGTCGAGACGGCCGACCGGGACCTGACCGAGGGCATAGACCGCCTCACCGGCGAGGCCGACCGCTACGTCGCCTCCAGCTTCCACGGCGCCGCCTGGCACCTGATCGAGTCCGTCGCGCGCGACGTCAACGACGACCGCGCCCTCCTGCTGCTCTGCCGCGCCTGA
- a CDS encoding ABC transporter ATP-binding protein translates to MGKRPKRSAHEEAYAPRVRCAVELRAVTRRYGRSVHALRGIDLALPHGSFTAVMGPSGSGKSTFLQCAAGLDRPTSGTVHLGGTEITALSENKLTALRRSRLGFVFQAFNLLPSLTVEQNVQLPLRLAGRRPDRRRSAHVLAQVGLHEHARRRPDQLSGGQQQRVALARALVTSPDVIFADEPTGALDTTTAAEVLTLLRSAATGEPAPGFGVPDPGVPGPGVPGDPGGPHGTVVMVTHDPAAAAYADRVLFLADGSLVDSLERRPEWEPTHAAGEIAARMARLTARGPSSAPHSSPQVAA, encoded by the coding sequence ATGGGCAAGCGCCCGAAGCGCTCGGCGCACGAGGAGGCGTACGCCCCGAGGGTGCGCTGCGCGGTGGAGCTGCGCGCCGTCACCCGGCGCTACGGACGGAGTGTGCATGCCCTGCGCGGCATCGACCTCGCCCTGCCCCACGGCAGCTTCACCGCCGTGATGGGCCCCTCCGGCTCGGGGAAGTCCACCTTCCTCCAGTGCGCCGCCGGTCTCGACCGGCCCACCTCGGGCACCGTTCACCTGGGCGGCACCGAGATCACCGCCCTCAGCGAGAACAAGCTGACCGCGCTGCGCCGCAGCCGTCTCGGCTTCGTCTTCCAGGCGTTCAACCTGCTGCCCTCGCTCACCGTCGAGCAGAACGTCCAGCTGCCGCTGCGCCTCGCGGGCCGCAGGCCCGACCGGCGCCGGTCGGCGCACGTCCTCGCCCAAGTGGGCCTGCACGAGCACGCGAGGCGCCGCCCCGACCAGCTCTCCGGCGGCCAGCAACAGCGCGTCGCCCTGGCCCGCGCGCTGGTCACCTCACCCGACGTGATCTTCGCCGACGAGCCGACCGGGGCCCTCGACACCACCACAGCGGCCGAGGTCCTCACCTTGCTGCGCAGCGCGGCGACGGGGGAGCCCGCGCCGGGCTTCGGCGTCCCGGACCCAGGGGTTCCGGGCCCCGGAGTCCCGGGCGATCCCGGCGGCCCCCACGGCACCGTCGTCATGGTCACCCACGACCCGGCAGCCGCCGCGTACGCGGACCGGGTGCTCTTCCTCGCCGACGGCAGCCTCGTCGACAGCCTGGAGCGCCGGCCCGAGTGGGAGCCGACGCACGCCGCCGGGGAGATCGCCGCGCGGATGGCCCGGCTCACCGCGCGCGGCCCGTCGTCCGCCCCGCACTCCTCCCCGCAGGTCGCCGCATGA
- a CDS encoding ABC transporter permease, protein MSTGLLPNGLARAAVRFKPASFAGTFVALAMAAMIISACGFLAETGVRASVPPQRYAAAPVVVTADQNAHLITGSGEDRSDEGDTVPERARLDAAGAARKARTVPGVSRAVPDVTFTLGSRHGAAPLTGHGWGSSAFTATRLRHGTPPRTDRDLVLDTAAAKALGARTGAEVTLTTPEGARTFHVSGTTRGPSGGGHPQGPGAWFTDARAQALAGHPGKADALAVLTRHGADPATVADRLRTALKGTGLRVHTGQARSAAEDTGVDYAKEALTGLGFSFGGIAAMTAVFTASGTVALSVSQRRREFALLRAIGATPRQIRRTVATEAMFVAPLAGALGCLPGVGLASWWFGELRARGAVPDGLHLEITATPVWTALGTVLGTALLAGYLAARRPSKIKPGLALSEAARERFRPGIIRTLLGLGALTGGIAMARLAATEGGEEAANLALGVVMLLMTAVALLGQYVAKACAWLLGLVMRAGTAASELAAANSWAHAGRLASAITPVVLAMAFCSTLIFLQTSEDHATAVQQRAGIRADHIVTGPAGTGLPRTAAARAARTPGVQAATGLLRTEVLVEVRSDGTYLQAAAAQGVSGGGRALGDVQNLGIREGSLDGLRRGTVAVDRLVAKGARVAPGDRLPLWLPDGTKVRPKVAAVYTRGTGLSAVTLPRAALTGHVTSAYDSEILVRQERDADTGAVARALSGLGDVSDKASYTRAADRDRALNAWGNRTMALVLGGFAAVAAVNTLVMTVLARRREVTTLRLIGSTRRQVLEMMRWEAALVALSALALGTAIALATLIPMTQGLFEAPPHIPPLLYGAFAATIATLTLTATALPARALLHRP, encoded by the coding sequence ATGAGCACCGGCCTGCTGCCCAACGGGCTGGCCCGCGCGGCCGTCCGGTTCAAGCCCGCCTCCTTCGCCGGGACGTTCGTGGCGCTCGCCATGGCCGCGATGATCATCTCGGCCTGCGGCTTCCTCGCCGAGACCGGTGTACGCGCCTCCGTCCCGCCCCAGCGCTACGCGGCGGCACCCGTCGTCGTCACCGCCGACCAGAACGCCCACCTGATCACGGGCAGCGGAGAGGACCGCTCGGACGAGGGGGACACCGTCCCCGAGCGCGCCCGGCTGGACGCCGCCGGCGCCGCGCGGAAGGCCCGCACGGTGCCGGGGGTCAGCCGGGCCGTGCCCGATGTGACCTTCACCCTCGGATCCCGGCACGGCGCGGCGCCGCTCACCGGACACGGATGGGGCTCCAGCGCCTTCACCGCCACCCGCCTCCGGCACGGCACCCCGCCCCGGACGGACCGCGACCTCGTCCTCGACACCGCCGCCGCCAAGGCCCTGGGCGCCCGCACCGGCGCCGAGGTCACCCTCACCACGCCAGAAGGTGCCCGCACCTTCCATGTCTCCGGCACCACCCGGGGCCCCAGCGGAGGCGGACACCCGCAAGGCCCGGGCGCCTGGTTCACCGACGCGCGCGCCCAGGCGCTTGCCGGTCACCCGGGGAAGGCCGACGCCCTCGCCGTCCTCACCCGGCACGGCGCGGACCCCGCCACGGTCGCCGACCGGCTGCGTACCGCGCTCAAGGGCACGGGCCTGCGCGTACACACCGGCCAAGCGCGCAGCGCGGCCGAGGACACCGGCGTCGACTACGCCAAGGAAGCGCTGACGGGCCTCGGCTTCTCCTTCGGCGGGATCGCCGCCATGACGGCCGTCTTCACCGCCTCGGGCACCGTGGCCCTGTCGGTCTCCCAGCGCCGCCGCGAGTTCGCCCTGCTGCGCGCCATCGGCGCGACACCCCGGCAGATCCGGCGGACGGTCGCGACCGAGGCGATGTTCGTCGCTCCCCTCGCGGGCGCACTGGGCTGTCTGCCCGGGGTGGGCCTGGCGAGCTGGTGGTTCGGCGAGCTGCGCGCACGCGGCGCCGTCCCCGACGGCCTCCACCTGGAGATCACGGCCACCCCGGTGTGGACCGCACTCGGCACGGTCCTCGGCACCGCGCTGCTCGCCGGATACCTCGCGGCCCGCCGCCCCTCGAAGATCAAACCGGGCCTGGCCCTCAGCGAGGCGGCACGCGAGCGCTTCCGGCCCGGCATCATCCGCACCCTGCTCGGCCTCGGCGCCCTGACCGGCGGCATCGCCATGGCACGGCTCGCCGCCACCGAGGGCGGCGAGGAAGCGGCGAACCTCGCGCTGGGCGTGGTGATGCTGCTGATGACGGCGGTCGCGCTGCTCGGCCAGTACGTCGCCAAGGCGTGCGCCTGGCTGCTCGGTCTGGTGATGCGCGCGGGCACCGCCGCGTCCGAGTTGGCCGCCGCCAACTCCTGGGCGCACGCCGGCAGACTGGCCTCGGCGATCACCCCCGTCGTGCTGGCCATGGCCTTCTGCTCGACGCTGATCTTTCTCCAGACCAGCGAGGATCACGCGACCGCCGTCCAGCAGCGCGCCGGCATACGCGCCGACCACATCGTCACGGGCCCCGCCGGCACCGGCCTGCCACGCACCGCCGCCGCCCGCGCGGCCCGCACCCCGGGCGTCCAAGCGGCGACAGGGCTGCTGCGCACCGAGGTGCTGGTGGAGGTCCGCTCCGATGGCACCTACCTCCAGGCCGCCGCCGCACAGGGCGTCAGCGGGGGAGGGCGAGCGCTGGGCGACGTCCAGAACCTGGGCATACGCGAGGGCTCGCTCGACGGGCTGCGGCGCGGCACGGTCGCCGTCGACCGCCTCGTCGCCAAGGGCGCGCGCGTCGCCCCCGGCGACCGGCTGCCCCTGTGGCTCCCCGACGGCACGAAGGTCCGCCCCAAGGTCGCCGCCGTCTACACCAGGGGCACCGGACTGTCCGCTGTCACCCTGCCCCGCGCCGCCCTGACGGGGCACGTCACCTCGGCCTACGACAGCGAGATACTCGTCCGCCAGGAGCGGGACGCCGACACGGGCGCCGTCGCCCGGGCGCTGAGCGGCCTCGGCGACGTCTCCGACAAGGCGTCCTACACGAGGGCCGCAGACCGGGACCGCGCCCTCAACGCCTGGGGCAACCGCACCATGGCGCTCGTCCTCGGCGGCTTCGCCGCGGTCGCAGCCGTGAACACCCTGGTGATGACCGTCCTCGCACGCCGCCGCGAGGTGACGACCCTGCGGCTGATCGGCTCCACCCGGCGGCAGGTGCTGGAGATGATGCGCTGGGAGGCGGCGCTCGTCGCCCTGTCCGCTCTGGCCCTGGGCACAGCGATCGCACTGGCGACGCTCATCCCCATGACCCAGGGCCTCTTCGAAGCGCCCCCGCACATACCCCCGCTTCTCTACGGAGCCTTCGCAGCGACCATCGCCACCCTCACCCTCACGGCCACCGCCCTCCCCGCCAGAGCCCTCCTGCACCGCCCCTGA
- a CDS encoding acyltransferase family protein codes for MVRQMLHAGYERAPLPPVRQESPSQTPPVSAEQPAKAQKKPAAKQRDPFFDNAKYLTIVLVGIGHTWDPLRDDSRTAEALYFVMYTFHMPAFIIISGYLSRSFEGKPKQVQRLVTGVVVPYLAIQVAYTFFMRWANDDPDREFHFQEPGFALWFLVALFLWRLTTPVWKSLRWPLPVALAIAVAASVTPTIDSDLNLMRVAQFLPFFVLGLQLRPHHFQLVKRREMRYIAVPVTLCAMVFAYWAVPRMSKAWFLHDKSAADMHVPSWAGAVMYLAIFGCGLVMTACFLSWVPRRHMWFTVLGAGTLYAYLLHIFAIQGSRQFDWYDMAWVDHPLSRVFITVLAAVMMTALCTPWVTRMFRFMVEPKMEWFFKRDAGAMARKREATRGVQGDGSQPSAGRQPVSHRKR; via the coding sequence ATGGTGCGGCAGATGTTGCACGCTGGTTATGAGCGGGCGCCGCTCCCCCCCGTCCGCCAGGAGTCCCCCTCCCAGACGCCACCGGTGTCCGCGGAGCAACCTGCGAAGGCGCAGAAGAAGCCAGCAGCCAAGCAGCGTGATCCGTTCTTCGACAACGCGAAGTACCTCACGATCGTGCTCGTCGGGATCGGTCACACTTGGGATCCGCTGCGCGATGACAGCCGTACGGCCGAAGCCCTGTACTTCGTGATGTACACGTTCCACATGCCGGCCTTCATCATCATCTCCGGCTATCTGTCCAGGAGCTTCGAGGGCAAGCCGAAGCAGGTCCAGCGCCTGGTCACCGGCGTGGTGGTCCCCTACCTGGCGATCCAGGTCGCGTACACCTTCTTCATGCGGTGGGCCAACGACGACCCGGACCGCGAGTTCCACTTCCAGGAGCCGGGGTTCGCGCTCTGGTTCCTTGTGGCGCTGTTCCTGTGGCGGCTGACCACGCCGGTGTGGAAGAGCCTGCGCTGGCCGTTGCCCGTCGCGCTGGCGATCGCGGTGGCCGCGAGTGTGACCCCGACGATCGACAGTGATCTGAACCTGATGCGGGTCGCGCAGTTCCTGCCGTTCTTCGTGCTCGGGCTCCAGCTCCGTCCCCACCACTTCCAACTGGTCAAGCGCCGTGAGATGCGCTACATCGCCGTGCCGGTGACGCTGTGCGCGATGGTCTTCGCCTACTGGGCCGTGCCCAGGATGTCCAAGGCGTGGTTCCTGCACGACAAGTCCGCCGCCGACATGCACGTCCCCTCCTGGGCGGGCGCCGTGATGTACCTCGCCATCTTCGGCTGCGGTCTGGTGATGACCGCGTGCTTCCTGTCGTGGGTGCCGCGGCGGCACATGTGGTTCACGGTGCTGGGCGCGGGCACGCTGTACGCGTACCTGCTGCACATCTTCGCGATCCAGGGCTCCCGGCAGTTCGACTGGTACGACATGGCCTGGGTCGACCACCCGCTGAGCCGGGTGTTCATCACCGTGCTGGCCGCCGTGATGATGACGGCGCTCTGCACTCCATGGGTGACCAGGATGTTCCGCTTCATGGTCGAGCCGAAGATGGAGTGGTTCTTCAAGCGGGATGCCGGTGCGATGGCCCGCAAGCGGGAGGCCACGCGGGGTGTCCAGGGTGACGGCTCACAGCCGTCGGCCGGTCGGCAGCCCGTCTCCCACCGCAAGCGGTAA